The Budorcas taxicolor isolate Tak-1 chromosome 2, Takin1.1, whole genome shotgun sequence genome window below encodes:
- the WDR24 gene encoding GATOR complex protein WDR24 yields MEKMSRVTTALGGSVLTGRTMHCHLDAPANAISVCRDAAQVVVAGRSIFKIYAIEEEQFVEKLNLRVGRKPSLNLSCADVVWHQMDENLLATAATNGVVVTWNLGRPSRNKQDQLFTEHKRTVNKVCFHPTEAHVLLSGSQDGFMKCFDLRRKDSVSTFSGQSESVRDVQFSIRDYFTFASTFENGNVQLWDIRRPDRCERMFTAHNGPVFCCDWHPEDRGWLATGGRDKMVKVWDMATHRAKEVHCVQTIASVARVKWRPECRHHLATCSMMVDHNVYVWDVRRPFVPTAMFEEHRDVTTGIAWRHPHDPSFLLSGSKDSTLCQHLFRDASQPVERANPEGLCYGLFGDLAFAAKESLVATELGRKPYAGDRRHPIFFKRKLDPAEPFAGLASSALNVFEIEPGSGSMSWFVDTAERYALAGRPLAELCDHNAKVARELGRNQVAQTWTMLRIIYCSPGLVSTTNLNHSVGKGSSCGLPLMNSFNLKDMAPGLGSETRLDRSKGDTRSDTVLLDSSATLITNEDNEETEGSDVPTDYLLGDVEGEDDELYLLDPEHAHSEEPEYVLPQEAFPLRHEIVDTPPGPEHLQDKADSPHVSGSEADAASLVPVDSSFSLISVSHALCDSRLPPDFFSALVCDMLRFYAEQGDVQMAVSVLIVLGERVRKDIDEQTQEHWYTSYIDLLQRFCLWNVSNQVVKLSTSRPISCLNQASTTLHVNCSHCKRPMSSRGWVCDRCRRCASMCAVCHHVVKGLFVWCQGCSHGGHLQHIMKWLEGSSHCPAGCGHLCEYS; encoded by the exons ATGGAGAAGATGTCCCGCGTGACCACGGCCCTCGGTGGGAGCGTGCTGACTGGCCGCACCATGCACTGCCATCTGGATGCTCCGGCCAACGCCATCAGTGTGTGCCGTGACGCGGCCCAGGTGGTCGTAGCGGGCCGCAGCATCTTCAAGATCTATGCCATTGAGGAGGAGCAGTTTGTGGAGAAGCTGAACCTGCGCGTGGGCCGCAAGCCCTCCCTCAACCTGAGCTGTGCAGATGTTGTCTGGCACCAGATGGACGAGAACCTGCTGGCCACGGCGGCCACCAATGGCGTGGTCGTCACCTGGAACCTGGGCCGGCCGTCCCGCAACAAGCAGGACCAGCTGTTCACGGAGCACAAGCGCACAGTGAACAAAGTCTGCTTCCACCCCACTGAGGCCCACGTGCTGCTCAGTGGCTCCCAGGATGGCTTCATGAAGTGCTTTGACCTGCGCAGGAAGGACTCTGTCAGCACCTTCTCGG GCCAGTCTGAGAGTGTGCGCGATGTCCAGTTCAGTATCCGGGACTACTTCACCTTCGCGTCCACCTTCGAGAACGGCAACGTGCAGCTCTGGGACATCCGGCGGCCTGACCGCTGTGAGCGAATGTTCACAGCCCACAATGGGCCTGTATTCTGCTGCGACTGGCACCCGGAGGACAG GGGCTGGCTGGCCACAGGTGGGCGTGACAAGATGGTGAAGGTCTGGGACATGGCCACACACCGTGCCAAGGAGGTGCACTGCGTGCAGACCATCGCCTCCGTGGCCAGAGTCAAGTGGAGGCCCGAGTGCCGCCACCACCTCGCCACGTGCTCCATGATGGTGGACCACAACGTCTACGTGTGGGACGTGCGCCGGCCCTTTGTGCCCACCGCCATGTTTGAGGAGCACCGGGACGTCACGACAGGCATTGCCTGGCGCCACCCGCACGACCCCTCCTTCCTGCTCTCCGGCTCCAAGGACAGCACTCTCTGTCAGCACCTGTTCCGCGACGCCAGCCAGCCTGTTGAGCGTGCCAACCCTGAGGGCCTCTGCTACGGCCTCTTTGGGGACCTGGCCTTCGCAGCCAAGGAGAGCCTTGTGGCCACCGAGCTGGGGCGCAAACCCTACGCTGGGGATCGGCGCCACCCCATCTTCTTCAAGCGCAAGCTGGACCCTGCCGAGCCCTTTGCGGGCCTCGCCTCCAGTGCCCTCAATGTCTTTGAGATAGAACCCGGCAGCGGCAGCATGAGCTGGTTCGTGGACACCGCCGAGCGTTATGCCCTGGCCGGCCGGCCACTGGCTGAGCTCTGTGACCACAATGCGAAAGTGGCTCGAGAGCTTGGCCGCAACCAG GTGGCTCAGACGTGGACCATGCTCCGGATCATCTACTGTAGTCCTGGCCTGGTGTCCACCACCAATCTCAACCACAGTGTGGGCAAAGGCAGCTCCTGTGGCCTGCCCCTCATGAACAG tttCAACCTGAAGGATATGGCCCCAGGGCTGGGCAGTGAGACTCGGCTGGACCGCAGCAAGGGTGATACACGGAGCGACACAGTGCTGCTGGACTCCTCAGCCACACTCATAACCAACGAAG ATAACGAAGAGACTGAGGGCAGCGATGTGCCCACTGATTATCTGCTGGGTGACGTGGAAGGTGAGGACGATGAGCTTTACCTGTTGGATCCGGAACACGCACACT CGGAGGAGCCTGAGTATGTGCTGCCCCAGGAGGCCTTCCCGTTGCGCCACGAGATTGTGGACACCCCGCCGGGGCCCGAGCACCTGCAGGACAAGGCCGACTCTCCACACGTGAGCGGCAGTGAGGCAGATGCAGCCTCCCTGGTGCCTGTGGACTCCTCCTTCTCACTCATCTCGGTCTCGCACGCGCTGTGCGACAGCCGCCTGCCGCCCGACTTCTTTAGCGCCCTGGTCTGTGACATGCTACGCTTCTATGCCGAGCAGGGTGACGTGCAGATGGCCGTGTCCGTGCTCATTGTGCTGGGTGAGCGCGTGCGCAAGGACATCGACGAGCAAACCCAG GAGCACTGGTACACGTCCTACATCGACCTGCTGCAGCGCTTCTGCCTCTGGAACGTGTCCAATCAAGTGGTCAAGCTCAGCACCAGTCGCCCCATCAGCTGCCTCAACCAGGCCTCCACCACCCTGCATGTTAACTGCAGTCACTGCAAGCGGCCCATGAGCAGCCGGGGCTGGGTGTGCGACCGCTGCCGCCGCTGCGCCAGCATGTGCGCCGTCTGCCACCACGTGGTCAAGGGGCTCTTCGTGTGGTGCCAGGGCTGCAGCCACGGCGGCCACCTGCAGCACATCATGAAGTGGCTGGAGGGCAGCTCCCACTGCCCCGCTGGCTGCGGCCACCTGTGCGAGTACTCCTGA